A single Flavobacterium sp. 1 DNA region contains:
- the rpmB gene encoding 50S ribosomal protein L28 — MSRVCDLTGKRAMVGNNVSHAMNKTKRKFSVNLVKKRFYLPEEDRWITLRVAASTIKTINKNGIAAVLKKAQSEGFIK, encoded by the coding sequence ATGTCAAGAGTTTGTGACCTTACAGGTAAAAGAGCGATGGTAGGAAATAACGTTTCTCACGCTATGAACAAAACTAAGAGAAAATTTTCTGTTAACTTAGTTAAAAAGCGTTTTTATCTTCCAGAAGAAGATAGATGGATTACTCTTAGAGTAGCAGCATCTACGATAAAAACAATTAATAAAAATGGAATCGCTGCAGTTTTGAAAAAAGCGCAGTCAGAAGGATTTATTAAATAA